A genome region from Deinococcus sp. KNUC1210 includes the following:
- the purD gene encoding phosphoribosylamine--glycine ligase — protein sequence MKVLVIGGGGREHAIVDALTRSPSTSEIVCTPGNPGIAAQVRCVAAAQEPDALAALAQQEGADLVIVGPEGPLAAGVVDALQQLGIPAFGPSRAAARLEGDKAWSKAFMQRHAIPTARWRSFETLPAALDYAQGQALPLVVKDAGLRAGKGVTICATSEQAEEALRAIFEQPGAGAVIEEFMVGQEVSVLAFADGVRAVQMPPSQDHKTIFEHDQGPMTGGMGVICPYPLGPEARQQIQTTILDAVMRGMAAEGMPFCGVLYAGLMLTTDGPKVVEFNARFGDPEAEAVLPLLTGDLAAIAQACAQGTLDAAQVQFSGAASAVVILAAPGYPGEPQRGIPLGLPSPAMSQRVYHAGTALQAGQLVSAGGRVLALQASAPTLPAALREVYTLAAQVEFEGAQYRRDIGGRLGLTPDA from the coding sequence ATGAAGGTGTTGGTGATCGGTGGGGGAGGCCGGGAACACGCCATCGTCGATGCGCTGACGCGCTCGCCCAGCACGTCCGAGATCGTGTGTACGCCTGGAAATCCCGGTATTGCTGCCCAGGTACGCTGTGTGGCTGCGGCGCAGGAGCCGGACGCCCTGGCAGCGCTGGCCCAGCAGGAAGGAGCCGATCTGGTGATCGTGGGGCCGGAAGGTCCGCTGGCGGCAGGGGTGGTCGATGCCCTTCAACAGCTCGGCATCCCCGCCTTCGGCCCGTCGCGGGCGGCGGCGCGGCTGGAAGGTGACAAGGCCTGGAGCAAAGCGTTTATGCAGCGCCACGCCATTCCGACGGCCCGCTGGCGCAGCTTCGAGACGCTGCCTGCCGCACTCGACTACGCGCAGGGGCAGGCGCTGCCGCTGGTGGTCAAGGACGCGGGTCTGCGGGCGGGCAAGGGTGTGACGATCTGCGCCACCTCTGAACAGGCCGAAGAAGCGCTCCGGGCGATCTTCGAGCAGCCGGGGGCGGGCGCGGTGATCGAGGAATTCATGGTCGGTCAGGAAGTGAGCGTGCTGGCCTTTGCCGACGGGGTGCGGGCCGTGCAGATGCCGCCCTCGCAGGACCACAAGACCATCTTCGAGCACGATCAGGGGCCGATGACGGGAGGCATGGGCGTCATCTGTCCGTATCCGCTCGGTCCGGAGGCCCGGCAGCAGATTCAGACCACCATCCTCGACGCCGTGATGCGCGGAATGGCAGCGGAAGGTATGCCCTTCTGCGGCGTGCTGTACGCCGGACTGATGCTGACGACAGATGGTCCGAAGGTGGTGGAATTCAATGCCCGGTTCGGAGACCCGGAGGCCGAGGCGGTGCTGCCTCTTCTGACCGGCGATCTGGCGGCCATCGCGCAGGCCTGCGCTCAGGGCACGCTCGATGCCGCGCAGGTACAGTTCAGCGGCGCGGCGAGCGCGGTCGTGATTCTGGCGGCTCCGGGCTATCCCGGCGAGCCTCAGCGGGGCATTCCACTGGGCCTGCCGTCGCCTGCCATGAGTCAGCGGGTTTACCACGCGGGCACGGCGCTTCAGGCAGGGCAGCTCGTGTCGGCGGGCGGGCGGGTGCTGGCGCTTCAGGCGAGTGCTCCCACGCTTCCGGCAGCGCTGCGTGAGGTGTACACACTGGCTGCACAGGTCGAGTTCGAGGGCGCACAGTATCGCCGCGATATCGGTGGGCGGCTGGGCCTGACACCCGATGCCTG
- a CDS encoding MBL fold metallo-hydrolase, which yields MPQLIDLTFQGHPGAIASYVLETGDGLVLVDTGPASTLPALEAGLERLGLHLQDVRHLLLTHIHLDHAGAVGTLLERLPAARVTVHQRGAAHLAAPERLMASAAQIYGDQMETLWGEMRPVNPAQMTVLDGGETLHLGGLEIRPLYTPGHAVHHLAYHIGPDLFVGDVGGIRLEAAQSPRPPTPPPDIDLPAWATSIALLRTVDAEMLHLAHFGSYPQEPAHWDALERNIQADAATVRRGLEAGDDAETITRDFTRALTHDLNSEGPGLAARFALACPPWMSVQGLTRYWKRAQARQGSKG from the coding sequence ATGCCCCAGCTCATCGATCTGACATTTCAGGGGCATCCGGGCGCCATCGCGTCGTATGTGCTCGAAACCGGTGATGGTCTGGTGCTGGTCGATACCGGCCCTGCCAGTACGCTGCCCGCGCTGGAAGCGGGTCTGGAGCGCCTGGGTCTGCACCTTCAGGATGTTCGCCATCTGCTGCTCACGCACATCCACCTCGACCATGCCGGGGCGGTGGGAACCCTGCTGGAGCGGCTTCCGGCGGCGCGGGTTACTGTGCATCAGCGGGGAGCGGCACACCTGGCGGCCCCCGAACGCCTGATGGCGAGTGCCGCGCAGATCTACGGCGATCAGATGGAAACGCTGTGGGGCGAGATGCGGCCCGTGAATCCGGCGCAGATGACGGTGCTGGACGGCGGCGAGACGCTGCATCTCGGCGGCCTGGAAATTCGCCCGCTGTACACGCCCGGCCATGCGGTGCACCATCTGGCGTATCACATCGGCCCCGACCTGTTCGTGGGCGATGTGGGCGGCATCCGGCTGGAAGCGGCCCAGTCGCCCCGCCCGCCCACGCCGCCGCCCGACATCGACCTGCCCGCCTGGGCGACCAGTATCGCGCTGCTCAGAACGGTTGACGCCGAGATGCTGCATCTGGCCCATTTCGGCAGCTACCCGCAGGAACCCGCCCACTGGGACGCCCTGGAGCGCAACATTCAGGCAGACGCGGCCACCGTGCGGCGCGGCCTGGAAGCGGGCGACGACGCCGAAACCATCACCCGCGACTTTACCCGGGCGCTCACGCACGATCTGAACAGCGAAGGCCCCGGACTGGCTGCCCGCTTTGCCCTCGCCTGCCCTCCCTGGATGAGTGTGCAGGGTCTGACGCGCTACTGGAAACGCGCTCAGGCGCGGCAGGGCAGCAAGGGCTAG
- a CDS encoding RNHCP domain-containing protein, producing the protein MTRRFVKQGTNTAFICQHCGLEVQPLVNGSVRNHCPGCLYSLHLDVFPGDRASDCGGLLVPVGVEQHPKKGWMILHRCAACGHEGRNKAALDDPQQPDSFEALLSLSSRPR; encoded by the coding sequence ATGACGCGCCGATTCGTCAAGCAGGGCACCAATACCGCCTTCATCTGTCAGCACTGCGGCCTGGAAGTGCAGCCGCTCGTCAACGGGTCGGTGCGCAACCACTGCCCCGGCTGCCTGTACAGCCTGCATCTCGACGTGTTTCCCGGCGACCGTGCCAGCGACTGTGGCGGCCTGCTGGTGCCGGTGGGGGTCGAGCAGCACCCCAAGAAAGGCTGGATGATCCTGCACCGCTGCGCCGCCTGTGGGCACGAGGGCCGCAACAAGGCTGCGCTCGACGACCCGCAGCAGCCCGACAGCTTCGAGGCGCTGCTGAGCCTGTCGAGTCGCCCACGCTGA
- a CDS encoding MerR family transcriptional regulator, with protein MSDLPDSLLTISGFSRLSRLTPKALRLYEACGLLLPVHVDAQSGYRYYSPQQLEHARTVALLRQLDMPLREIQALLELPPFSKRARLAHFWQLAEAQHAQRRALTEYVMAHILPQGAEMPTQTLPAYSIEERQMPAQLVLTRTRRLKVSELPSFLPATYQEFRNWAAAHALDAETATHAEWFVIYHGPVNEHEDGPVEVCFPLTGPSEAVLPEGASLRTEPARRELYTTLTLKQLEFPALLEAYDAVAAALRERGLTPALDCRESYFGDASQPDQPFCHIAFPVA; from the coding sequence ATGTCCGACCTTCCCGATTCCCTCCTGACCATCAGCGGGTTTTCCCGGCTGTCGCGCCTGACGCCCAAGGCGCTGCGGCTGTACGAGGCCTGTGGCCTGCTGCTTCCGGTGCACGTGGATGCCCAGAGCGGCTACCGGTACTACAGCCCGCAGCAACTCGAACACGCCCGAACGGTGGCGCTGCTGCGGCAGCTCGATATGCCACTGCGAGAAATTCAGGCGCTCCTGGAACTGCCCCCTTTCTCGAAGCGGGCGCGGCTGGCGCACTTCTGGCAGCTGGCCGAAGCACAGCACGCGCAGCGCCGCGCCCTGACCGAGTACGTGATGGCTCATATCCTGCCCCAAGGAGCTGAGATGCCGACCCAGACCCTGCCCGCCTACTCCATCGAAGAACGCCAGATGCCCGCCCAGCTGGTACTGACCCGCACCCGCCGCCTGAAGGTCTCCGAACTCCCGTCCTTTCTTCCGGCGACGTACCAGGAGTTCAGGAACTGGGCGGCGGCCCATGCCCTCGATGCCGAAACGGCCACCCACGCCGAATGGTTCGTGATCTATCACGGTCCGGTCAACGAGCACGAGGATGGTCCGGTGGAAGTCTGCTTTCCGCTGACCGGGCCTTCAGAGGCAGTCCTGCCAGAGGGCGCGAGCCTCCGAACCGAACCCGCCCGGCGTGAGCTGTACACCACCCTGACCCTGAAACAGCTGGAGTTTCCGGCGCTGCTGGAGGCCTACGACGCGGTGGCGGCGGCTCTGCGGGAACGCGGTCTGACGCCTGCGCTCGACTGCCGTGAAAGCTACTTCGGAGACGCCTCGCAGCCCGACCAGCCGTTCTGTCATATCGCCTTCCCGGTGGCCTGA
- a CDS encoding phosphohydrolase, whose product MTGPASDPTPDVADKLTLNVSGGTVQELTAKSGLRTIEFATPRAKLIEALGGAIREDLRDYPLALSAFEALIQDQEALASWDMANYITMRKLGYNDHGRVHAFVTGAASLAILELLLEGGVRPDLIESGIGDVGDVFLVVILATMLHDIGNQVHRAEHEQHGVHLARPIIDRILKPLYSDVFKRTKIRAFILHGINCHDLNPPPLTVEGGITAVADGSDITKGRGRKAFALGSVDIHSISALAVDQVVITRGDSKPVLIDVTMNNSGGIFQVEEVLAPKVIRTPLSRYVELRARTRPAGDEQILQSVRLDGDHFVMDLESGEQAVVEVKDTQKLVQDAVIGRLDVGSQSK is encoded by the coding sequence ATGACCGGGCCAGCGTCCGACCCCACTCCCGACGTTGCCGACAAGCTGACGCTGAACGTGTCGGGCGGTACGGTGCAGGAACTGACCGCGAAATCGGGCCTGCGAACCATCGAATTCGCCACGCCCCGCGCCAAGCTGATCGAGGCGCTGGGTGGGGCCATCCGTGAGGATCTGCGCGATTACCCGCTGGCGCTCTCGGCCTTCGAGGCGCTGATTCAGGATCAGGAAGCGCTGGCCTCCTGGGACATGGCAAATTACATCACCATGCGGAAGCTCGGCTACAACGATCACGGGCGCGTGCATGCCTTCGTGACCGGGGCCGCCAGCCTCGCCATTCTGGAACTGCTGCTGGAAGGCGGCGTGCGTCCCGACCTGATCGAGAGCGGCATCGGGGATGTGGGCGACGTGTTTCTGGTGGTGATCCTGGCGACCATGCTGCACGACATCGGCAATCAGGTCCACCGCGCCGAGCACGAGCAGCACGGCGTTCATCTGGCGCGGCCCATCATCGACCGCATCCTGAAGCCGCTGTATTCCGACGTATTCAAGCGCACCAAGATCCGCGCCTTCATCCTCCACGGCATCAACTGTCACGACCTGAACCCGCCGCCGCTCACCGTCGAGGGCGGCATCACGGCGGTGGCGGACGGCAGCGATATCACCAAGGGGCGCGGGCGCAAGGCCTTTGCGCTGGGGTCGGTCGATATCCACAGCATCAGTGCACTGGCCGTCGATCAGGTGGTCATCACACGCGGCGACAGCAAACCGGTGCTCATCGACGTGACCATGAACAATTCCGGCGGCATCTTTCAGGTCGAGGAAGTGCTCGCCCCCAAGGTGATTCGCACGCCGCTCTCGCGCTACGTCGAACTGCGTGCCCGCACGCGCCCGGCAGGTGACGAACAGATCCTGCAGTCGGTACGGCTCGACGGCGACCATTTCGTAATGGATCTGGAGAGCGGCGAGCAGGCGGTGGTCGAGGTGAAGGACACGCAGAAGCTGGTGCAGGATGCGGTGATCGGACGGCTGGACGTGGGATCGCAGAGCAAATAG
- a CDS encoding enoyl-CoA hydratase-related protein → MTLFEEYEFRNVQIDQHGALAVLTVNRPNALNALNGETLSELAQVTDIVAENAEIAALIITGGGERAFVAGADISELAQLEGVFAGREMSLAGQDVMHGIATLPIPTIAAINGFALGGGLELALACDVRVASRTARLGLPEVTLGLLPGFGGTQRLSRLIGAGRALDLMLTGRQLPAEEALSMGLVNYLADSPLEKAREVAEAMLKNAPIALSLVKEAVRRGLDTTLELGLEIEADLFGMTVATQDFREGTAAFLGKRRASFKGE, encoded by the coding sequence ATGACGCTCTTTGAGGAATACGAGTTCAGAAACGTGCAGATCGATCAGCACGGCGCACTGGCGGTTCTGACGGTCAACCGTCCCAACGCCCTGAATGCCCTGAATGGTGAAACCCTGTCGGAACTGGCACAGGTGACAGATATTGTGGCCGAGAACGCCGAGATCGCAGCGCTCATCATCACGGGTGGGGGAGAGCGGGCCTTTGTGGCCGGGGCCGATATTTCGGAACTCGCACAGCTCGAAGGCGTGTTCGCGGGCCGTGAGATGTCGCTGGCCGGGCAGGACGTGATGCACGGCATCGCCACCCTGCCGATTCCCACCATTGCCGCCATCAACGGCTTTGCGCTGGGTGGCGGTCTGGAACTCGCGCTGGCCTGTGATGTGCGCGTCGCGTCCAGAACAGCCCGCCTGGGCCTGCCGGAAGTGACGCTGGGCCTGCTGCCGGGGTTCGGCGGCACGCAGCGGCTGTCGCGCCTGATCGGTGCTGGACGCGCCCTCGACCTGATGCTGACCGGACGCCAGTTGCCTGCCGAGGAGGCCCTGAGCATGGGCCTGGTGAATTACCTGGCCGACAGCCCGCTGGAGAAGGCGCGAGAGGTGGCCGAGGCGATGTTGAAGAACGCGCCCATCGCGCTGTCGCTCGTCAAGGAGGCGGTGCGCCGGGGCCTGGACACCACCCTGGAACTGGGGCTGGAAATCGAGGCCGACCTGTTCGGCATGACCGTCGCCACCCAGGATTTCCGCGAGGGTACCGCCGCCTTCCTGGGCAAGCGCCGTGCCAGCTTCAAGGGGGAGTGA
- a CDS encoding S-layer homology domain-containing protein: MHTNKKILTLASTLALALGVASAQTTPATTTPATTTAAGQVTTFTDVPAGHWAKDAVDLIVQKGLIQGFPDGTFRGNENLTRYQAALIFYRLLQTGGLNSSTVTSTDTTTIANGMQEVSTELASISSRVTDLETLTADQQTRIAALETQIATLNSNPASTDTTAITARLDALEATVKNIPAGATGPAGPAGPAGPAGPAGTPADTAAIEARLSALEARAAATPTSTTTNTTTTNTTTNPSTIVIGGTPTTPATTTSTAGNLYVGAAYNYSLGAVDSTGGSTTRSSYGAVVGSTQVFGNLGAQVSVDYEPSASTINADADVTYRFDTGGNLTPYVGAGFGLTSSTKRGTTTAEKATDYSVNALVGVDYRFTDNLGVFAEGQGRYYLSSNGYGTGLQTASAGFGTNVKAGLKFFF, encoded by the coding sequence ATGCACACCAACAAGAAGATCCTGACGCTCGCCTCGACCCTGGCCCTCGCCCTGGGCGTTGCCAGCGCCCAGACCACGCCCGCCACCACCACGCCCGCCACCACCACCGCTGCCGGTCAGGTCACGACCTTCACCGACGTTCCTGCCGGTCACTGGGCCAAAGACGCCGTTGATCTGATCGTTCAGAAGGGCCTGATTCAGGGCTTCCCCGACGGCACCTTCCGGGGCAACGAGAACCTGACCCGCTACCAGGCCGCGCTGATTTTCTACCGTCTGCTCCAGACCGGCGGCCTGAACAGCAGCACTGTCACCAGCACCGACACCACCACCATCGCCAACGGCATGCAGGAAGTGTCCACCGAACTGGCCAGCATCAGCAGCCGCGTGACCGATCTGGAAACGCTGACCGCCGATCAACAGACCCGCATTGCGGCCCTGGAAACCCAGATCGCCACGCTGAACAGCAACCCTGCCAGCACCGACACCACCGCGATCACCGCCCGTCTGGACGCGCTGGAAGCGACTGTCAAGAACATTCCTGCCGGAGCCACCGGCCCCGCTGGCCCTGCCGGTCCTGCGGGCCCCGCCGGTCCTGCCGGAACGCCTGCCGACACGGCTGCCATCGAGGCCCGTCTGAGTGCGCTGGAGGCCCGTGCCGCCGCGACCCCCACCAGCACGACCACCAACACCACCACGACGAACACCACCACCAACCCCAGCACCATCGTGATCGGCGGCACCCCCACCACGCCTGCCACCACGACCAGCACTGCCGGGAACCTGTACGTCGGTGCGGCGTACAACTACAGCCTGGGTGCCGTCGACAGCACCGGCGGTTCCACCACCCGCAGCAGCTACGGCGCAGTCGTCGGCAGCACGCAGGTCTTCGGTAACCTCGGCGCACAGGTGTCGGTGGACTACGAGCCAAGCGCCAGCACCATCAACGCCGACGCCGATGTGACTTACCGCTTCGATACCGGCGGCAACCTGACCCCCTACGTGGGCGCTGGTTTCGGCCTGACGAGCAGCACCAAGCGCGGCACCACCACTGCCGAAAAGGCCACCGACTACTCGGTGAACGCGCTGGTCGGTGTGGACTACCGCTTCACGGATAACCTGGGCGTGTTTGCCGAGGGCCAGGGCCGCTACTACCTCAGCAGCAACGGCTACGGCACCGGCCTTCAGACCGCCAGCGCGGGCTTTGGCACCAATGTCAAGGCTGGCCTGAAGTTCTTCTTCTAA
- a CDS encoding cob(I)yrinic acid a,c-diamide adenosyltransferase, producing the protein MKLYTKTGDAGQTGLYGADRVSKAHPRVEAYGTVDELNSVVGLARAHNTRSHAPDAALARDLEYLQNALFDLGADLATRSDSPYSKNIARIDEADVERLETLIDSYQATVPPLTHFIHPAGTPAAASLHVARSVARRAERDVIRLGESEEVNLQAQIYLNRLSDLLFVMARAANARAGLPEEEWHVKKRR; encoded by the coding sequence GTGAAACTCTACACCAAGACCGGCGACGCCGGACAGACCGGCCTGTACGGCGCAGACCGCGTGAGCAAGGCACATCCCAGAGTCGAGGCATACGGCACGGTAGACGAACTGAACAGCGTCGTCGGACTGGCCCGCGCCCACAACACCCGCTCGCACGCACCCGACGCGGCGCTGGCCCGCGACCTGGAATATCTGCAGAACGCGCTCTTCGATCTGGGGGCCGATCTGGCGACCCGCAGCGACAGCCCCTACAGCAAAAACATCGCCCGTATCGACGAGGCCGATGTGGAGCGCCTCGAAACCCTGATCGACAGCTATCAGGCCACCGTGCCCCCGCTGACGCACTTCATCCATCCGGCAGGCACGCCCGCTGCTGCCAGTCTGCACGTGGCCCGCAGCGTCGCCCGCCGCGCCGAGCGGGACGTGATCCGCCTGGGCGAGAGTGAGGAAGTGAACCTTCAGGCGCAGATCTATCTGAACCGCCTTTCCGATCTGCTGTTCGTGATGGCCCGCGCCGCCAATGCCCGCGCCGGGCTGCCGGAAGAGGAATGGCACGTCAAAAAGCGGCGCTGA
- the malQ gene encoding 4-alpha-glucanotransferase, translated as MTLSRSSGVLLHPTSLPGPYGIGELGIHATYFIDWLASAGQRYWQVMPLGPTGYGDSPYQAFSAFAGNPYLVSLDDLRAEGLLQPSDFDAIPDFNSDRVDFGLQYIWRNQMLDRAYAQYEGALLQGSHPLQEEFQRFRQEEAAWLDDYALFTAIKATQGGLPWNAWPAPLRGRDAATMTQMRSSLQRDILRVSFHQFLFFRQWRATRDYAHQKGIAIIGDIPIFVAMDSSDAWARPEQFLFDESGQPTVVAGVPPDYFSETGQLWGNPLYRWDAMQADNFAWWIERVKSSLSLFDVIRIDHFRGFAAYWEIPFPAETAVHGRWVPAPGHALFEAIRSALGQLNIIAEDLGVVTPDVEALRDDFELPGMAVLQFAFGGGDFSVNAFLPENLKVNQVVYTGTHDNDTTRGWWINAEESEKHAYRTYTHSDPSEETFAWALMNMAFHSRPNLAVVPLQDLLNLGSSERMNLPGTTGPQNWTWRYRSEVLTPSLASQLRTLTEESGRLNPS; from the coding sequence ATGACCCTGTCCCGTTCCAGCGGCGTTCTGCTGCATCCCACCAGTCTTCCCGGCCCCTACGGTATCGGTGAACTGGGCATTCACGCCACTTACTTCATCGACTGGCTGGCCTCTGCCGGGCAGCGGTACTGGCAGGTGATGCCGCTCGGCCCCACCGGGTATGGCGACAGCCCGTATCAGGCATTCAGCGCCTTTGCCGGAAATCCGTATCTGGTCAGTCTGGACGATCTGCGCGCCGAGGGCCTGCTCCAGCCCAGCGACTTCGACGCCATTCCGGATTTCAACAGCGACCGCGTGGATTTCGGCCTCCAGTACATCTGGCGCAACCAGATGCTCGACCGGGCGTATGCCCAGTACGAGGGAGCGCTGCTGCAGGGAAGCCACCCGCTTCAGGAGGAGTTCCAGCGGTTTCGGCAGGAAGAGGCCGCGTGGCTCGACGACTACGCCCTCTTCACCGCGATCAAGGCCACGCAGGGCGGCCTGCCCTGGAATGCCTGGCCCGCGCCGCTGCGGGGCCGTGACGCTGCCACCATGACCCAGATGCGTTCGTCGCTTCAGCGCGACATTCTGCGCGTGTCGTTTCATCAGTTCCTGTTTTTCCGCCAGTGGCGCGCCACCCGCGACTACGCCCACCAGAAGGGAATCGCCATCATCGGAGATATTCCGATCTTCGTGGCGATGGACAGTTCGGACGCCTGGGCACGCCCCGAACAGTTCCTCTTCGACGAGTCGGGTCAGCCGACGGTGGTCGCGGGTGTGCCGCCCGACTATTTCTCGGAGACGGGGCAGCTCTGGGGCAACCCGCTGTACCGCTGGGACGCCATGCAGGCCGACAATTTCGCGTGGTGGATCGAACGGGTCAAGAGCAGCCTGAGTCTGTTCGACGTGATCCGGATCGACCACTTCCGGGGTTTTGCGGCGTACTGGGAAATTCCCTTCCCCGCCGAAACCGCTGTTCATGGACGCTGGGTCCCCGCTCCCGGTCACGCGCTGTTCGAGGCGATCCGCTCGGCTCTGGGTCAGCTCAACATCATCGCCGAAGACCTGGGTGTGGTCACGCCCGATGTGGAAGCGCTGCGCGACGACTTCGAGTTGCCGGGCATGGCGGTGCTGCAATTTGCCTTCGGCGGCGGGGATTTTAGCGTGAATGCCTTCCTGCCGGAGAACCTGAAGGTCAATCAGGTGGTGTATACCGGCACCCACGACAACGACACCACCCGTGGCTGGTGGATCAATGCCGAGGAATCCGAGAAGCACGCCTACCGCACGTACACCCATTCCGATCCCAGCGAGGAAACCTTCGCCTGGGCCCTGATGAACATGGCCTTCCACAGCCGCCCGAATCTGGCCGTCGTGCCGCTGCAGGACTTGCTGAACCTGGGGTCGTCCGAACGGATGAATCTGCCGGGCACCACCGGCCCGCAGAACTGGACGTGGCGTTACCGTTCCGAGGTGCTCACGCCTTCCCTCGCATCGCAGCTCCGGACTCTGACGGAAGAATCGGGTCGTCTCAACCCCTCCTGA
- a CDS encoding D-2-hydroxyacid dehydrogenase, whose amino-acid sequence MRVLLPDLPPFRALAVPGITPVYFENDQVPPGEVDGFVLWFLRPDLRRTVLHRPGLKWVLTLTAGIDHVVADLPPGVALYNAHTLHDRAVAQHAVALMLAAGRGLHRYRDTQRRREWADSGPMHTLEGRRVVIWGYGHIGRLLDGMLAPLGAHVTGLTSRSTAQDVEAALTSADDLVMLLPRTPATRHILNAERLALLPSSAWVYNLGRGDLIDPDALNAALDAGQLAGAALDVTEPEPLPASSPLWERENVILTPHVGSTTDDLIERGAAHAAEVLSAMQQGRDVPGRVDVSRGY is encoded by the coding sequence ATGCGTGTGCTGCTTCCCGATCTGCCGCCGTTTCGCGCCCTGGCTGTGCCGGGCATCACCCCTGTATATTTCGAGAACGATCAGGTGCCGCCCGGCGAGGTGGACGGCTTCGTTCTGTGGTTCCTGCGGCCTGACCTGCGGCGCACGGTGCTGCACCGTCCCGGCCTGAAGTGGGTGTTGACGCTGACGGCGGGAATCGACCATGTGGTGGCAGACCTGCCGCCCGGCGTCGCGCTGTACAACGCCCATACGCTGCACGACCGGGCGGTGGCCCAGCATGCCGTGGCTCTGATGCTGGCTGCGGGCCGGGGGCTGCACCGCTACCGCGACACCCAGCGACGGCGCGAATGGGCCGATTCCGGGCCGATGCACACGCTGGAGGGCCGCCGCGTGGTGATCTGGGGCTACGGACATATCGGGCGGCTGCTGGACGGCATGCTGGCTCCGCTGGGCGCACACGTCACCGGCCTCACCTCGCGTAGCACCGCCCAAGACGTCGAAGCGGCCCTGACGAGTGCCGACGACTTGGTGATGCTGCTGCCGCGTACCCCCGCCACTCGCCACATCCTGAACGCCGAACGGCTGGCGCTGCTGCCCTCGTCGGCCTGGGTCTACAACCTGGGACGCGGCGACCTGATCGATCCGGACGCCCTGAACGCGGCACTCGATGCGGGGCAACTGGCTGGAGCAGCGCTCGACGTGACCGAACCGGAGCCGCTGCCTGCGTCCTCGCCGCTGTGGGAACGGGAAAACGTCATCCTCACGCCCCACGTGGGCAGCACCACCGACGACCTGATCGAGCGGGGTGCTGCCCACGCCGCAGAGGTGCTCAGCGCCATGCAGCAGGGCCGCGACGTGCCCGGCAGGGTAGACGTGAGCCGGGGCTACTGA